One genomic window of Saccopteryx bilineata isolate mSacBil1 chromosome 4, mSacBil1_pri_phased_curated, whole genome shotgun sequence includes the following:
- the MRPL22 gene encoding large ribosomal subunit protein uL22m isoform X2 yields MWYLAKLIRGMSIDQALAQLEFSDKKGAQIIKEVLLEAQDMAVRDHNVEFRSNLYIAESTSGRGQYLKRIRYHGRGRSGLMEKVFCHYFVKLVEGPPPPPEPPKTAVAHAKEYIQELRNRTIIHTL; encoded by the exons ATGTGGTATTTGGCAAAATTG ATTCGAGGAATGTCCATTGACCAGGCTTTGGCTCAGTTGGAATTCAGTGACAAAAAAGGAGCCCAAATAATTAAAGAG GTTCTTTTAGAAGCACAAGATATGGCGGTGAGAGACCACAATGTGGAATTTAGATCCAATTTATACATAG CTGAGTCCACCTCCGGGCGAGGCCAGTACCTGAAACGCATTCGCTACCATGGCAGAGGTCGCTCTGGGCTCATGGAGAAGGTTTTCTGCCATTATTTTGTGAAGTTGGTGGAAGGCCCTCCACCTCCACCCGAACCACCGAAGACAGCCGTCGCCCACGCCAAAGAGTATATCCAGGAGCTTCGGAACCGGACCATCATTCACACTCTGTGA